A genomic segment from Chitinophaga niabensis encodes:
- a CDS encoding TonB-dependent receptor, with protein MKKIRLGPASRPGVPVIPLVKLLLMMKMTAIIICMCSMQSFALIGRAQEKVSLNLKQSSLKKALKAIEKQTSIHFVYNDEMLQDAALVDVAVKEKAWTETLHQILKNTSLSYKLVDDNLVVITYTANKAQTVARGKVTDASGQPLIGVSLWEKGSSNGTVTREDGSFSLSVKSDTSTIVFKYIGFAVKEMQASTNMTVVLEADNTSLNEVVVVGYGTQKAANLTGAVATVSAKTLESRPLTNLAQGLQGTLPGLNVNLNNGAPGQGASFNLRGAITGFGSASPLVLVDGVVMDPNLINPDDVENVTVLKDAASAAIYGGRAAYGVILITTKSGKQGKLNVSYSGNYTISRPTRMPDYLSGSAYINMFRDAVRRAGGNSYNYTDQDSILAAKFLADPANNSDVYVDPDRPNRYRYVGNTDWIDVLYPGYQPQQQHNISLAGGEGKTTYAASLGYFNQEGLLREADQQYKRYNASLRLTNKTTSWLDLNFKASLNHSTLNTPNGTQFNDASSQNWSFLPTDLTPLMPVRHPDGNFSGQGNYTNMVALMKLNGRQKYDINDVWLTGGFVIKPIKNVRIVTDYTWNGYFYNKTQHYKAFSEYGANGALLGTYPWTTPSRLFQTNSSDSYYALNSYAEYENTFGGKHYLKAMVGYNEELKQNRSFGVTAKNLVDPTLPSLVPNNDKNPALTAAQSEWAVSGSFFRLNYIYADKYLLEVNGRYDGTSRFRRGNRYLFTPSVSAGWRVSQEKFFAPVSNIVNDLKIRGSYGSLGNQFTESNYPYIATMPIGQTAYVFNDNLTSPYVGAPALVNPGFTWEKVTTVNIGVDASFLKNRLGLVFDRYVRTVKDVLRASAAQPGILGATPPTSNSADVQTKGWELNLTWRDNISKDFNYNIAFNLSDNISKVTKYATNPKGLITDPFYVGHTLGEVWGYTTAGFFQSADEVSKSASQKEIWGGDWLPGDIRYVDLDGNGVINAGDNTTTNPGDKRIIGNTTPRYQFGLNIGADYKGFDATVFFQGTMKRDYWLGGAYFWGLVDEWSVPLKHNLDTWTPENRNAYYPVNKIGAWYDQETQTKYKQNAAYARLKQVTLGYSLPQSLLSRAKIARVRVYVTGQNLFEITKLHKAFDPELLGGQTYPLSRAWSFGLQVGL; from the coding sequence ATGAAAAAAATCAGACTAGGACCGGCATCCAGGCCCGGAGTACCTGTCATTCCACTTGTCAAGCTCCTGCTCATGATGAAAATGACTGCCATTATTATCTGTATGTGTTCCATGCAATCTTTTGCCCTTATCGGGCGGGCGCAGGAAAAGGTTTCACTTAACCTGAAACAGAGCTCCCTCAAAAAAGCGCTCAAGGCAATTGAGAAGCAAACATCCATTCACTTTGTGTACAACGATGAAATGCTGCAGGATGCAGCATTGGTAGATGTTGCCGTAAAAGAGAAGGCATGGACGGAAACACTGCACCAGATCCTGAAAAATACCAGCCTCAGTTATAAACTGGTGGACGATAACCTGGTAGTGATCACTTATACTGCCAATAAAGCGCAGACGGTGGCAAGGGGAAAAGTAACAGATGCATCCGGCCAGCCGCTTATTGGCGTGAGCCTCTGGGAAAAAGGTTCCAGCAATGGTACGGTTACCAGGGAGGATGGTTCTTTTTCTCTCTCCGTAAAAAGTGATACCTCTACTATCGTATTTAAATATATCGGCTTCGCCGTGAAAGAAATGCAGGCTTCCACCAATATGACCGTTGTGCTGGAAGCAGATAACACATCTTTAAATGAAGTAGTGGTAGTGGGTTATGGTACACAGAAAGCAGCGAACCTTACAGGGGCTGTGGCAACGGTTTCTGCTAAAACACTGGAGAGCCGGCCGTTGACTAACCTCGCGCAGGGGTTGCAGGGAACGTTGCCGGGATTGAATGTCAATTTGAATAATGGTGCACCGGGTCAGGGGGCGAGTTTTAATTTAAGAGGAGCTATAACAGGTTTTGGGTCAGCTTCACCTTTGGTGTTGGTGGATGGTGTGGTAATGGACCCTAACCTGATCAACCCCGATGATGTGGAAAATGTTACGGTATTGAAAGATGCTGCCTCTGCTGCTATCTATGGTGGCCGGGCTGCTTACGGTGTGATCCTCATCACCACTAAAAGTGGTAAACAAGGCAAACTGAATGTGAGCTATTCCGGTAATTATACCATCAGCAGGCCTACACGTATGCCTGATTATCTCAGTGGTTCCGCATATATCAATATGTTCCGCGATGCCGTGCGCAGAGCTGGCGGCAACAGTTATAATTATACAGATCAGGATTCCATCCTTGCTGCAAAATTCCTGGCAGACCCCGCCAATAATTCAGATGTATATGTTGACCCGGACAGGCCAAACCGATACCGGTATGTAGGTAACACAGACTGGATAGATGTACTGTATCCTGGTTATCAGCCACAACAGCAACATAATATTTCCCTTGCCGGCGGTGAAGGAAAAACTACTTATGCTGCCAGCCTGGGATACTTTAACCAGGAAGGCTTGCTGAGAGAAGCAGATCAGCAATACAAACGTTATAATGCCTCTTTAAGGCTAACGAATAAAACCACCAGCTGGCTGGACCTTAATTTTAAAGCCAGCCTGAACCACTCTACCTTAAATACGCCTAACGGTACCCAGTTCAATGATGCTTCATCACAAAACTGGTCTTTCCTGCCAACGGACCTTACACCATTAATGCCCGTAAGGCATCCGGACGGTAATTTCTCCGGCCAGGGTAACTATACCAATATGGTGGCGCTGATGAAACTGAATGGCCGCCAGAAATACGATATCAACGATGTGTGGTTAACAGGCGGTTTCGTGATCAAACCTATTAAGAATGTGCGCATCGTAACAGATTATACCTGGAACGGATACTTCTATAATAAGACACAACACTATAAAGCATTCAGTGAATACGGTGCAAATGGGGCATTACTGGGAACTTATCCCTGGACAACCCCCAGCCGTCTGTTTCAGACCAATAGCAGCGATAGTTATTATGCCCTCAATTCCTATGCGGAGTATGAGAACACTTTCGGCGGCAAACATTACCTGAAAGCAATGGTGGGGTATAACGAAGAATTGAAACAGAACAGGAGTTTCGGCGTAACGGCAAAGAACCTCGTAGATCCAACCCTGCCCAGCCTCGTTCCCAACAACGATAAGAACCCTGCATTGACGGCCGCGCAATCAGAATGGGCAGTAAGTGGTTCATTCTTTCGGTTAAATTATATCTATGCAGATAAATATCTGCTGGAAGTGAATGGCCGTTACGATGGTACATCCCGTTTCCGCAGAGGTAACAGGTATTTATTCACACCATCTGTATCTGCCGGTTGGCGTGTGTCCCAGGAGAAGTTCTTTGCTCCTGTGAGCAATATCGTGAATGATCTCAAGATCAGGGGATCTTATGGCTCATTAGGAAACCAGTTCACCGAATCTAACTATCCATACATTGCCACGATGCCGATAGGTCAAACGGCTTATGTGTTTAACGATAACCTCACCAGTCCTTATGTTGGAGCACCTGCACTGGTAAATCCCGGATTTACCTGGGAGAAAGTGACCACTGTGAACATAGGTGTGGATGCGTCTTTCCTGAAGAACAGGCTGGGACTGGTATTTGACCGTTATGTGAGAACGGTGAAAGATGTGCTTCGCGCTTCTGCTGCTCAGCCGGGTATCCTGGGAGCTACCCCGCCAACCTCAAACTCTGCGGATGTGCAAACAAAAGGATGGGAACTGAACCTCACCTGGCGCGATAACATTTCGAAGGATTTTAATTATAATATCGCCTTTAATTTATCTGACAATATTTCTAAGGTTACGAAATATGCAACTAATCCAAAAGGCCTAATAACAGATCCTTTCTACGTAGGCCATACACTGGGCGAAGTTTGGGGATACACAACAGCGGGATTTTTCCAGTCTGCAGATGAAGTAAGTAAATCCGCTTCTCAAAAAGAGATCTGGGGCGGAGACTGGCTGCCGGGCGATATCCGTTACGTAGATCTGGACGGGAACGGCGTAATTAACGCAGGCGATAACACCACTACAAATCCCGGAGACAAACGTATCATTGGTAATACCACTCCCCGTTACCAGTTTGGGCTGAACATCGGCGCAGATTACAAAGGCTTTGATGCCACGGTATTCTTCCAGGGAACCATGAAGCGCGACTACTGGTTAGGCGGCGCTTACTTCTGGGGCCTGGTGGATGAATGGTCCGTACCATTAAAACACAACCTGGATACATGGACGCCTGAGAACAGGAATGCTTATTACCCTGTGAACAAAATAGGCGCCTGGTACGATCAGGAAACACAAACAAAATATAAACAGAATGCGGCCTACGCACGCTTAAAACAGGTAACCCTCGGGTATTCCCTGCCACAGTCGCTGTTATCAAGAGCAAAGATTGCCCGTGTAAGAGTGTATGTAACAGGGCAGAACCTGTTTGAGATCACTAAACTGCACAAAGCTTTTGATCCCGAATTACTGGGTGGCCAAACGTATCCTTTAAGCCGTGCCTGGTCTTTTGGCCTTCAGGTAGGCTTATAA
- a CDS encoding RagB/SusD family nutrient uptake outer membrane protein: MRTIHALYIFALILLLGACKKEDFLDRFPQDAISDPTYFKNENDLKLYLNRFYDALPVQRGNNEANSDNFAQGNRNTFLAGEYVVPATDDNWSYAGWANIRYVNYFLQRYNRAEMDAALKNNYAAEGRFFRALFYWDKVKRYGAVPWINTDLTDTSTAILFGPRQPHKQVMDSVLADLNFAVANAAEATNTQFAGRITKDVALALKARICLWEGTFRKYQALGDEQTYLREAVTASETLINSGRYSIYKTGNPQKDYYNLFIQEELRGNKETILAMRYIKDVSMHNLTRQISDVWPALTKNFVRSFLDKNGVPTALSPLYQGDETLDKEMIDRDPRFSQIVATRGFSFTNNPNGTRDEMTLPRIPGVVTGYAAVKNYSPDPAQWNANQSTLDLFIFRYAETLLIYAEAKAELGEADQAVIDKTINKIRERVGMANMVIATLVKDPQSIFPTLPVLLDEIRRERRIELVGEGFRFDDLLRWKAGNLINNAETILGMKLTPALRAQYPTNQVSNVQVDANFYIRVYPNIAARTWNDKMYLFPLPTNELTLNPALLPQNQGW; this comes from the coding sequence ATGAGGACGATACACGCTTTATATATATTCGCACTGATCCTGCTGCTGGGTGCCTGCAAAAAGGAAGATTTCCTGGACAGGTTTCCGCAGGATGCTATCAGTGATCCCACATATTTCAAAAATGAAAACGACCTGAAATTATACCTCAATCGTTTTTATGATGCGCTGCCCGTTCAACGCGGCAACAACGAAGCCAATTCAGACAACTTTGCACAAGGCAACCGCAATACTTTCCTGGCAGGTGAATATGTGGTACCTGCCACAGACGATAACTGGAGTTATGCCGGCTGGGCCAATATCCGTTATGTGAACTATTTCCTGCAACGTTATAACCGCGCAGAAATGGATGCTGCACTGAAGAACAATTACGCGGCAGAAGGCCGCTTTTTCAGAGCTTTGTTCTACTGGGATAAAGTAAAAAGATATGGTGCAGTGCCCTGGATCAACACAGACCTTACAGATACTTCCACTGCTATATTATTCGGACCACGCCAGCCGCACAAACAGGTAATGGATTCCGTACTGGCTGATCTGAACTTTGCAGTAGCCAATGCAGCGGAAGCCACCAATACGCAATTCGCCGGGAGGATAACCAAAGATGTAGCCTTAGCCCTGAAAGCAAGGATCTGCCTCTGGGAAGGTACTTTCCGCAAATACCAGGCACTCGGGGATGAACAAACTTACCTCCGGGAAGCGGTTACGGCATCAGAAACACTGATCAACAGCGGCCGTTACAGTATCTATAAAACCGGTAATCCGCAAAAGGATTACTACAACCTGTTCATCCAGGAAGAACTGAGAGGCAATAAAGAAACAATCCTGGCCATGCGCTACATCAAAGATGTGAGCATGCATAACCTCACCCGCCAGATCTCAGATGTATGGCCTGCGCTGACCAAAAACTTTGTACGTTCTTTCCTGGATAAAAATGGAGTACCTACTGCACTCAGCCCATTGTACCAGGGAGATGAAACACTGGATAAAGAAATGATAGACCGCGATCCGCGTTTTTCACAGATCGTAGCTACCCGCGGGTTCTCTTTTACCAACAATCCTAACGGCACCCGTGATGAAATGACACTGCCCCGTATCCCGGGAGTGGTTACAGGATATGCTGCAGTGAAGAATTACAGCCCTGATCCTGCGCAATGGAATGCCAACCAATCTACTTTAGACTTGTTCATTTTCAGATATGCTGAAACACTGCTCATCTATGCAGAAGCCAAAGCAGAACTCGGAGAAGCTGACCAGGCTGTGATAGATAAAACCATCAACAAGATCAGGGAACGTGTAGGTATGGCCAATATGGTGATTGCTACGCTGGTAAAAGATCCACAATCTATCTTTCCCACATTGCCGGTATTGCTGGATGAGATCAGGAGAGAAAGAAGGATTGAGTTAGTAGGAGAGGGCTTCCGCTTTGATGACCTGCTGCGCTGGAAAGCCGGTAACCTCATCAATAACGCGGAAACCATCCTGGGCATGAAGCTCACACCTGCACTCAGGGCACAATACCCTACCAACCAGGTAAGCAATGTACAGGTAGATGCGAACTTCTACATCCGGGTATATCCTAATATCGCCGCCAGGACCTGGAACGATAAAATGTACCTGTTCCCGCTCCCTACCAATGAATTAACCTTGAATCCTGCTCTGCTGCCACAGAACCAGGGATGGTAA
- a CDS encoding discoidin domain-containing protein produces the protein MNRLFLYILLGGIIACKKDTAFSKKDGDVRVYMSQAISSAFTDITVNRRAPLQSDSAYAFDVNAFFAGTGYLTAPRDINVRFALDYTKWDSINTARVNAGQPAFEKIPDNIFSFAKAQTVIKKGTTISDNISFTINAKLIQEGHNYMIPVRLEAADGFALNQAKAITYFVVKVTPPVYPEINRSAWTILHVDSEEANGEGPNNGRAIFALDGLLNTFWHTQWDGGEPPLPHHIAIDMKATQTLSGLYLTARQNAPSGAPKTVVVEASTDGTTWQAAGTYQLLAINARQPVFFTQTFNVRYFRVTVTATHGNTNITFFAEVSAF, from the coding sequence ATGAACAGATTATTCCTATACATACTCCTGGGCGGTATCATTGCCTGTAAAAAGGATACCGCTTTCAGCAAGAAAGATGGCGACGTACGTGTTTACATGTCACAAGCCATCAGTAGTGCTTTTACGGATATCACAGTGAACCGCAGGGCACCATTGCAATCGGATAGTGCCTATGCTTTTGATGTGAATGCTTTTTTTGCCGGTACCGGTTACTTAACCGCACCCCGGGATATCAATGTGCGTTTTGCACTGGATTATACCAAATGGGATTCCATCAATACTGCCCGCGTAAATGCAGGGCAACCCGCATTTGAAAAGATACCGGACAATATCTTCTCATTTGCAAAAGCACAGACCGTTATCAAAAAAGGCACCACCATCAGCGATAACATCAGCTTTACCATCAATGCCAAACTGATCCAGGAAGGACATAATTACATGATCCCTGTTAGGCTGGAGGCTGCAGATGGTTTTGCCCTCAACCAGGCAAAGGCCATTACTTATTTTGTAGTAAAGGTTACACCACCTGTATACCCGGAAATAAACCGCAGTGCCTGGACCATTCTACACGTGGATTCGGAGGAAGCAAACGGAGAAGGCCCCAACAACGGCCGCGCGATCTTTGCACTGGATGGTTTGCTGAATACCTTCTGGCATACCCAATGGGATGGGGGAGAACCACCGTTGCCGCATCATATCGCCATAGATATGAAAGCCACGCAAACGTTGTCCGGCCTTTATCTCACTGCCCGTCAGAATGCCCCCAGCGGTGCGCCTAAAACAGTGGTAGTGGAAGCAAGTACAGATGGTACAACCTGGCAGGCAGCCGGTACCTATCAGCTGCTGGCTATCAATGCCAGGCAGCCTGTATTTTTTACGCAAACATTCAATGTGAGATATTTTAGGGTAACGGTAACTGCAACGCATGGCAATACCAATATTACCTTTTTTGCAGAGGTGAGTGCTTTCTGA
- a CDS encoding sensor histidine kinase, whose product MKLLHRTTRDFLLATIVILLITGAGLYLFLQEEVTAEMNEQLALQAATISRQLEEGKDAHYLFTEITKTTDPVRLQPVYGDTLLFDPIQKVTEDYHYLDIVKNIRGENYHIKVMTTYIGWNEYFKMIFTALLGTTLLLAISSVLITYFSSRKIWKPFFLNLESIKNFSVTNDEALKLYDSPIKEFKEMQHTLFDMTQRSHREYNALREFTENASHEIQTPLGIIQSKLDRISQLNVSEEMSRHITQAKSGVDRLKRMNKNLLLLAKLDNNTFADKQMIWFDEVIRQHLETMEELFTVKEVAASTHIGRTSVLSNPYLCEILVSNLISNALRYTEEGGLINISLSTDQFQISNTGAELDFPAEFLFDRFRKSTKHVQSTGLGLAIVQQICQLNGWKVKYHYADQQHVFTVLF is encoded by the coding sequence ATGAAATTACTACACAGAACAACGCGGGACTTCCTGCTGGCCACCATTGTTATCCTGCTGATCACCGGCGCCGGCTTATATCTTTTCCTGCAGGAAGAGGTAACGGCCGAAATGAATGAACAGCTGGCCTTACAGGCTGCAACAATAAGCAGGCAGCTGGAAGAAGGGAAAGATGCCCATTATCTTTTCACTGAGATCACCAAAACAACAGATCCTGTACGCCTGCAACCGGTATATGGAGATACCTTGCTGTTTGATCCTATCCAGAAAGTAACGGAAGATTATCATTACCTGGATATTGTTAAGAACATCCGCGGAGAAAACTATCACATTAAAGTAATGACCACCTATATCGGATGGAATGAATACTTCAAAATGATCTTTACCGCGCTGCTGGGCACTACGCTCCTGCTGGCCATTTCCAGTGTATTGATCACCTATTTTTCCAGCAGGAAAATATGGAAACCTTTTTTCCTGAACCTGGAAAGCATCAAGAACTTTTCCGTTACCAATGATGAAGCATTAAAGTTATACGACTCCCCTATCAAAGAATTCAAAGAAATGCAGCATACACTATTTGATATGACCCAGCGCAGTCACAGGGAGTATAATGCACTGCGGGAGTTTACAGAGAATGCTTCTCACGAGATACAAACACCACTTGGCATTATTCAATCCAAGCTGGACAGGATCAGCCAGTTGAATGTGAGTGAAGAAATGTCGCGGCATATTACGCAGGCAAAATCAGGGGTAGACAGGTTGAAGCGGATGAACAAGAACCTGTTGTTATTAGCTAAACTGGACAATAATACTTTTGCGGATAAACAGATGATATGGTTTGATGAAGTGATCAGGCAGCACCTGGAAACGATGGAAGAACTGTTTACGGTGAAAGAAGTAGCGGCATCCACGCATATCGGTCGTACATCGGTATTATCGAATCCTTACTTATGCGAGATCCTTGTATCCAATCTTATATCCAATGCATTGCGGTATACAGAAGAAGGCGGGTTGATCAATATCTCTCTTTCCACAGATCAGTTCCAGATCTCCAATACCGGTGCGGAACTGGATTTCCCTGCAGAGTTTTTGTTTGACCGGTTCAGGAAAAGCACGAAGCATGTACAATCTACAGGTTTGGGGTTGGCCATTGTACAACAGATCTGCCAGTTGAATGGCTGGAAGGTTAAGTATCATTATGCTGATCAGCAGCATGTGTTCACGGTTCTTTTTTAA
- a CDS encoding response regulator transcription factor — protein sequence MKLLLIEDEPLLLDEMDNYLTEQGYRCEKAINYKEGEEKITLYEYDVVVLDITLPGGNGLALLKLLKDQFKDAGVLIISAKDSLSDKVAGLGLGADDYITKPFHLEELNARINALMRRKSFSGNNRMKIDLLMIDTAAQEVHWKDQIISLTKKEYELLLYFIVNKNRVVSKQSIAEHLWGDHYDMADNYDTVYVHTMNLRRKITAHSGTDYIKTVYGMGYKFMAP from the coding sequence ATGAAGCTATTACTTATAGAAGATGAGCCTTTATTGCTGGATGAGATGGACAATTACCTGACAGAACAGGGATACCGTTGTGAAAAGGCCATTAATTATAAGGAAGGGGAAGAAAAGATCACCTTATATGAATATGATGTGGTGGTATTGGATATTACCCTGCCGGGAGGGAACGGGCTTGCTTTGCTAAAATTACTGAAAGACCAGTTTAAAGATGCCGGCGTACTGATCATTTCCGCCAAGGATTCCCTTTCGGATAAAGTGGCCGGTTTAGGATTGGGGGCAGATGACTATATCACCAAACCCTTCCACCTGGAAGAACTCAATGCACGCATCAATGCCCTGATGAGAAGAAAATCTTTCAGTGGCAATAACCGGATGAAAATAGATCTGCTGATGATCGACACTGCCGCCCAGGAAGTACACTGGAAAGATCAGATCATTTCCCTCACTAAAAAAGAATACGAACTGTTGCTCTATTTTATTGTGAATAAAAACCGTGTGGTAAGCAAACAATCTATTGCAGAACATTTATGGGGAGACCATTATGACATGGCAGACAATTACGACACTGTATATGTACACACGATGAACCTGCGCAGAAAGATCACCGCACATAGCGGCACTGATTACATCAAAACAGTATACGGCATGGGGTATAAATTCATGGCACCATGA
- a CDS encoding DUF4856 domain-containing protein, with product MRNKLYAVVLLLGAAATVSSCKDDDAGTPVRPYTVPTTYSFANANYTKSTQRVKMLLELDTYLKTANTGLTTVPLDQAKVNNMWANTNNPFADASLNTSGVNIKDFTTDATLYKLFADSVLIYNTGTPAVAGTGGFLPRNTGKIIVGPRGMEYGQTFLKGTFSGFLFKKAVDALTAAKAKSATDTAAAQLLWDEAFGYLAVPVNYDSSLAYANTDPNRPLHWGGYLRERGRGIQAGGIIFGAFLKGRAAIGGYDVNVRNAQADIILAKWEQLAAAAALEYVTAPTASSAVGNPATQFHALSEGFGFIKTFKYRPSNSKLSAANFAILEGIMNKDFYALVNQAGFTDLKQAQNIIKTTYGL from the coding sequence ATGAGAAACAAACTGTACGCAGTCGTATTACTTTTAGGAGCAGCAGCCACCGTATCTTCCTGTAAGGATGATGATGCAGGAACACCTGTAAGACCATATACGGTTCCAACCACTTATTCATTTGCCAACGCGAATTATACAAAATCCACACAGCGCGTAAAGATGCTGCTGGAACTGGATACTTATCTGAAAACAGCCAATACCGGTCTTACCACTGTGCCTTTGGACCAGGCGAAAGTGAACAACATGTGGGCTAATACCAATAACCCATTCGCAGATGCGAGCCTGAATACATCCGGCGTTAATATTAAAGATTTTACCACAGACGCTACTTTATATAAATTATTTGCAGACAGCGTATTGATCTATAATACTGGTACACCCGCGGTAGCAGGTACAGGCGGTTTTCTTCCCCGCAACACCGGTAAGATCATTGTAGGGCCGAGAGGTATGGAATATGGCCAGACCTTCCTGAAAGGTACTTTCAGTGGTTTCCTCTTCAAAAAAGCAGTAGATGCGCTGACTGCCGCAAAAGCAAAGTCTGCTACAGACACTGCTGCAGCACAACTGTTATGGGACGAAGCATTTGGTTACCTGGCTGTACCGGTTAACTACGATTCTTCTCTGGCTTATGCTAACACGGATCCAAACAGGCCTTTACATTGGGGTGGTTACCTCCGTGAAAGGGGCAGAGGCATCCAGGCTGGTGGCATCATCTTCGGCGCTTTCCTGAAAGGCCGTGCTGCCATCGGCGGATATGATGTGAATGTGCGCAATGCACAGGCTGATATCATCCTGGCTAAATGGGAACAACTCGCCGCCGCCGCCGCTTTGGAATATGTTACAGCTCCTACCGCATCAAGTGCTGTAGGTAATCCCGCTACACAGTTCCATGCGCTGTCTGAAGGTTTCGGATTTATTAAAACGTTTAAATACAGACCATCTAACAGCAAATTGTCTGCTGCGAACTTTGCGATCCTGGAAGGTATCATGAACAAAGACTTTTATGCACTTGTAAACCAGGCCGGTTTTACGGATCTGAAACAAGCGCAGAATATAATTAAAACTACTTACGGCCTCTAG